The genomic region CCCTCGTGATTGCCTTCGAGCTCTATCAATACGGCGTTCCCATGCCGCTCTATCTGGCCCTTGTCGCGGCCGGTCTGGCGGCATGGCTGGTCCTCATGCAGATAGGCATACGCCGGGCGGTTATCGCCGCCGTCAAAGTGCGGGTGGGATCCATCGGCCTCTTCACGACGTCCATCGACACTGCCGGCATCCATGTGGAAGGTCCGGTGACGGACACGCGCGTCCGCTGGTCAAAGATCATTTCGATCACGGAAAGTCCGCAGCATCTGCTATTTCTGCTGGGACCGGCGTTTGGGTTCATGATCCCCAAAGCGTCGTTTCGCGATCCCGAACACGCGCGCCAATTTCTGGAGACCGCCAGAGCCTATCAAGCGGGAACACTGCCCCTCGACGCTCCCGTTTCGACAAGCGGCGCGTGGCCGCCGCCGCCGCAGCGGCTGAGATGAAGAAAACTATCCGAGGTAAGTATTCGCAATTTTCATGGAACTTATTTCTATGTTCTGTCGCCAAACTCGTGGATATCGGTTTCCATGCTCTCCCGCATTTCCACAGTCCGACGCGCTTGGCGCGCCGGCAATTCTACTTTACTACCATCTACGGAGAGTTTATGAACAGCAGTCGACCGCGAACCCTCTGGCGGGGCATCGCCGCCGCCGTCTCCCTCGCCGCGCTTTGCGCGCCGGGCGTACACGCCGATTCGGGGGTTCCGCCGGGGACGCCGCCGGATATCGCCGCGATTATGCGTAAGGTCCAGCGCGGCGGCCAGCCGACGGGAGCGGATATCGCCAAGCTTCAAGCCTGGTCCCAGAAGCTGATCGAGAACGTGAACGGGCCGGTCAAAAACGGATCGCAGTTCCGGCCGTCCACACGCACGACGCCTGGCAGTCAGGCGGCCGCGAAGGCGGGCGAGCAGGAAGGAATCCCCTGCACGGTCCGCGTCAGCGTCAATTACAGCGGGCGTGGCCATGACAGCAGCGAGGACTTTCAGGCGACGTATACCGCCAGGGCGATGCTGTATCCGCGATTAAACGGGACGGGCGATTACTGGGCGACAATGATGAACCCGGACGCTCAGGTCTCGTCGTTTCGGTTTGAGCCGCTTGCGGCCGACAGCGGCGCGGCCATCGCCAGAGCCGGCGGCGGTTCCTACCACAAGCATACGACCGGGGTTCATGGAAGTTACTCGGAGTCGACGGGAACTTATACGCAAGCGGCCTTCAGCATGCAGCTGGTGACTACGGGCAAGGGCGATCGGCTCTACCCGTCGGGCGGGGTTGGCGGCGCGGGCGTGGGAACCACGACCATGCATGACCGGCAAAGTACCAATACCGTCAAAGACAGCGGCGTCGGCACTTCGCTTTCCCTCCCGTTTGTTTCGGAGAACGCCAAGCTTGGTCCCGGGACATCCACTCCCATGCCGATGATGACGTTGTCTTATCAGGCGCTCGTCGCCGCCATCCGATCCGGCGGGACAGCCACGGTCACGGGCAGCGAGGGGTTCTCAAACTTCTCACTCGGCGGCTTGAATTACGGCGGCCAAAGCTCGATCTCCATCACGCTGCGTCCCAAACCTATGGAGATCCTGATCGAACCCGTCAACAAACGGCTTTACGAAGCCTGGGAGCCGCTGCCGGACACCGACGACGCCCACGCATCGGCGCTGAACACCGACGCTCCGACGACGGATTTCTTCCCTTCCCCTGCGCCGCTGGCGTTCCATGTGGTGATGCATGACGACTCCAAGGCGCCCGTCGCCCCCAGCGCCAACGGCCTGACGCGCCCCAACACGCAGATCGGCGGCTTGATCGACATTTACCTGCACGAGGTCAGCGAGCAGCTGGGCATCTGCATGAACTATCCGACAGACGCGAGAACCAAAAAGGGATTATTCTTCCCACACACGCAGCCGGCGGGGATCACGTGGGTCGACGAACAGCATGTCAAAACGACCAGCGCCACCGCGCTCGATGCGACCGTGAACGTCTGCGCCCGCGACACGGGCGCCTATGGCAAGATCGACGCCAAATGCGAGCTGCTGGGCCTGGATTCTAAAAGCGTGCGAAACACGGATACGTATCTGGCGATCCCGCTGGACGACGACAATAATAATATCGCCGACCAGTACGAAAAGGACAATGGGATCTACGATCGAAGACTGGCCGCGAATTGGGACGAGGAGGACAAGCCCGCGAACTGGCGGTCCAACGGCGACGGCCTCACGCTCTATGAGGAGTATCGCGGCTTTTTGATCGACGATCCCAATCATAAGGAAGTTTTCCAACGTCTGGATCAGAAGAAGCGCAAGCTGTTCGTCTATCTGAACGGACCGGACCACGATATCTATCGGCAGGGCGCCGAACTGTTCAAAAACGCCTCCGGCCTGGATGTCTATTATCTGCACGATCCCAAGCGCATGAAGCCGATGGCGCAGGCGATGCATCCGCGCTGGATGAACTTCAACAAAACGCCCTACAGCGATTACGATCAGGCCGCCGTGTGGATCGACGATTACGACGACAATAAAACGGCGTATACGAAGCCGATGCCGGGTATCGACGAAGTCGCGCCGCAGTGCCCCGTAACGACCGACGCCATCAATATCTCACGTCCGAAGAACACGGAGGAAGTTTTCAACTGGACGGGGAGGTTTCCGCCCCGACAGCCCGCAAACGCCCCGACGCCACGCATCAAAGCGGCGTGTATCGCGATGGGGATCGACTTCGCCTCCATCGGGGACACAATCACGGCGCGTAACCCGGAGCTGGTCAACCAGCTGATGGTCTTTAGCGTCGCGCATGAACTGGGACACGCCACCGGCGCCCGCCATCACGCTGTCGACTCCTATGTCCTGTTCCTCAATTCACACCCAAACACGGGACCGAAGGGGGATCCGACGCCCGCCGAGGCCGCAGCGGCGGAAACCGAAATGGCGGAATGTTACTCCAGCGGCGACCATAACTGCCTGATGCGCTACTGGAACTACGACAACGACCTGTCGGAGCTGGTCTCGTTCTACGCCGGCCGATGGCATTTGACTACCGCCTCCACGGGCAACCCGTGGACGTTCTGCCCGGACGACTTGATGTACATGCACCTCAAGAAGTAAGGCGACACGCCGCGAGCAGCGTTATTTGATTGAAGGAATAACACGCCCCACGCCAAACTTAAGGCATGGAACAGATCGACACCCTGGAACTGAAGGATTACCTTCAGTTCCAGGCTTTTTTAGTCAAGCGGACGCCTCAGCCGTTTCGCGAGAAGCAGTATTTTAGCGAAACCACACAAAGCGAAGACCATCTCATCTTCCTGCGGCCACCGCTCGGATATCTGATCCTCCCTATCCGCGCCTTCCCCGACGCCGAATCGGACGGGATAGGCAAACAGAACTCGCCAAAGCAAAACAGCATCCACAACACGAGGTTTCCCGTAAAGTGAATGCTGTTTGAATGTGTGTGCAATCGACGAAAATTCCGACCTATTTGAATGCGGCGCTCAGCAGTCCCAGCGCGTGTGTCGCGCCGGCGGAGTAGCCGTCGCAGTTGAATTCATCGCTGCTGGCAACGCCGGACGGGCAGGTTGAGTCGTTGGGCGTGTCGCCAAATTTCCCCCACATGCTTGGCTGGCCGTTTGCGCCGGCGGTGTTCTCCGGGCGCACGTTCTTCACGTGACTGTCACAGAACAAAACGTTCATCGTGCCGGTATGCCCCGCAAATCCCTGCTGCTGAAATTGATTGCCGTTCCAATCGTCCCACGCCAAATTGGTTTCATTGAAACCCGCGTATTGATTTGCTTCAGTCACCATCAGCTTGGCGGATGGCTCCTGAAGCCAGGCAATCGTATGAGGCGCCCCAAATCGGCCATCGAAGAGTTGGTAGGGAGTCGAATAGGACGCCGGCATCTGCGGCAGATCCGCGGGAATCTGCCCGGTATTGCCATAACCAATCGCCTTTTGGTTGATGGAATTGCTTGGACACGCAAACACGGCGACGCTTTTGGTATATGGATACAGGCCGTAGAACATATTGACCTGATGCCCTTCGATCATGGTCGTTCCTCCAAACGGAAAGGTCTCGTCGTTATCCTGAACGTACTGCGTCATCGCCAGGCCGATCTGCTTCAAGTTGCTGGCGCAGGACGTCTGCCGCGCTTTCTCGCGCGCCTTGGCGAAAACAGGGAAGAGAATTGCGGCAAGAATCGCAATTATCGCAATGACTACGAGTAATTCAATCAGTGTAAATCCCTGGCTGCGGGTGCTTGTCATGGTGCGTTCCTCAGATCTCTTGTGAATGGAGTATAAGTGATGTTTCCGAAAAGCGAGCAAGTTCTCTCTTGACGCTCCTCAGTATATCATTGTCTCCAATCGCCATACAAGTATGAATCTGATGGAATGGTTGATGGATCCTTCCGCTCAGCAAGCAGGCGGCGCTTTGGAACAGAAGGATCCACGACTCCTCTCACGCAGGACGCACGGCGTAAGTTCCGCCCTTCGCCGCCGTG from Capsulimonas corticalis harbors:
- a CDS encoding YcxB family protein, with amino-acid sequence MEQSYQLDQKDYLQFNHFIITSDRRFLAQRILRVLLFPLVIAFELYQYGVPMPLYLALVAAGLAAWLVLMQIGIRRAVIAAVKVRVGSIGLFTTSIDTAGIHVEGPVTDTRVRWSKIISITESPQHLLFLLGPAFGFMIPKASFRDPEHARQFLETARAYQAGTLPLDAPVSTSGAWPPPPQRLR
- a CDS encoding type II secretion system protein — encoded protein: MTSTRSQGFTLIELLVVIAIIAILAAILFPVFAKAREKARQTSCASNLKQIGLAMTQYVQDNDETFPFGGTTMIEGHQVNMFYGLYPYTKSVAVFACPSNSINQKAIGYGNTGQIPADLPQMPASYSTPYQLFDGRFGAPHTIAWLQEPSAKLMVTEANQYAGFNETNLAWDDWNGNQFQQQGFAGHTGTMNVLFCDSHVKNVRPENTAGANGQPSMWGKFGDTPNDSTCPSGVASSDEFNCDGYSAGATHALGLLSAAFK